In the Atribacteraceae bacterium genome, TTGTCCCTTCATTATCAGCTGACAGATTTATTTTTTAGGAGGTTCATCATGAAAGCGGCCGTATTAGAAGCTCTGGATCGATTGAATGTCAAGGAAGTCCCCGATTACCAGGTTGGAGCCAACGAAGCGCTTCTCCGAGTCCACTCCTGTGCGATCTGCGGCTCCGACATCAGGATCATGCACCATGGAAATCCGCGGGTCAACTTTCCCCAAATCGTGGGTCATGAAGCGGCGGGGGATATCGTCAAGGTCGGCGATTCCGTACAGCGCTTTAAAGTGGGGGACCGGGTCGCCGTCGGTGCCGATGTCCCCTGCGGTTGCTGTTTCTGGTGCCAAAACGGAATGGGCACAAATTGCGCGATCAATTACGCGATCGGATATCAATTTCCTGGAGGATTTGCCGAATACCTGCTTCTCAATGAGCTGATCCTGAACCAGGGGCCGGTACACCTGATACCCGATTCACTCTCCTATGACGAGGCGGCACTGGCCGAACCCCTGGCTTGTGCGATCAACGGATTGGAAATGGCTAAACTTGGGGTGGGCGACAGCTTAGCCATCATCGGAGCCGGACCGATCGGTTGCATGATGATCGAAATGGGACGCCATATGGGCGCAACAAACATTATCGTCATTCAGCGTTCCCAAAATCGTTTGGATATGGCTCGCCAATTCGGGGCCGATCATTACTTCCTGAGTGAACAGCCAGATATCGTCGAAAACGTGAGGGCGGTGACCAGGAGCGAAGGTCCTGATATAGTTATGGTTACCTGCGCTTCACCCGCTGCTCAGGAGTTGGCGATAACGATCGCCCGCCACCGCGCCCGGGTGAACCTATTCGGGGGCTTGCCGAAAGACAGTAGGAATATCAGCGTCCCAAGCAATGTCATTCATTATAAAGAATGCATGGTGATGGGAAGCCACGGCAGTCTTCCTCGCCATCATTGGAAGGCTATACAGGTGATCTCCGCCGGAATGGTCCGTCCGGCAAGGGTGATCACCCACCGTTTTCCCCTGGAAAACGTCCGGGAGGCATTTGAGATGGCCGAATCGCATGCCGGGTTGAAGGTCATCGTCAATCCATGACCGCTCCCCTCCTTATGAAGGCCCTGGTCCTGGAATCTCCGGGTTCCCTGGTTTTTCGGGAGGTAACTATTCCTGAACTCGGAAAAGGAGAAGTCCTGGTCCAAGTTCAGGCCTGTGGAATATGCGGATCGGATGTGTCCCGCGTTTTCGGTGGGGAGGCGTATCGGTATCCCCTGATTCCCGGTCACGAATTTTCCGGAGAAATTGTCGACACCCGAGATCCGGCACACAGGGCTTGGTTGGGGAAGCGGGTTACCGTCTACCCGTTGATTCCCTGCCGTCGTTGTCCTCAATGTGAAGCCGCTCGGTATGAGCTCTGTGACCAGTACGGATATTTGGGTTCCCGGCGGGATGGCGGTTTTGCCGAGTATGTCGCCGCACCGGTCTTGAACTGCATTGAATTACCGGAAACCCTCGATTATGATACCGGAGCCCTGAGTGAGCCAGCGGCGGTCACCTGGCATGCTCTAAAGCGTTCGATGATGTGCCCTGGGGACCGGGTGGTCGTTTTTGGTTTGGGACCGATCGGCCTGTTGTTCGGCTATTGGGCTCGTCTGGCCGGATGTTCCCGCTTGATCGGTGTCGACATCGAGACCGGTAAATTTTCCTTAGCCGCTTCCCTGGGCTTTGACGAACTCCTTGCTCCGGAAGACGGCCGCTTGTCCAGTCGCCTCTCGTCTCTGGCTGAAGAGGGGGGGGTCGGCCTGGTTGCCGAAGCGTCGGGGGTGGGTGCCGCATTGAAAGAGGCGCTTCGTGTAGTAGCCAAGCGGGGCAATGTCCTCTTGCTGGGCAACCAGGGAAAAGAAGTCCTCTTGCTGCCCGATGATTTTTCCCGGATTCTTCGTAAAGAAATCCGTCTTCACGGTACCTGGAATTCCAGTCACAGTCGGCTGGAATCCGATTGGAGGGAGATTTTGGATGCTCAGAGCAACAGAAAGGTTTTCCTGTCACCCATTATTTCCCATTGTATCCCTTTGCAAGAAGGAGTACAGGTTTTCTCGGACATGTACAACCGGTCGTTTTCTTACAGTAAAGTTATCCTGACTCCTTGAATGGTAAAGATCGTAGGATAGGGGAGGTTAGCAAAAGATGCAAAGACCACCGGTAAAAATATCCGCTTCCCTGGATTGCGCGAATTATCTGCATTTGCTCGACGATGTTCGTGAACTGGAGCAAGGCGGTGCCGACATGCTGCATATCGACATTATGGATGGAAATTTCGTTCCCAATTATGCCATTGGAACGAACCTCATGAAAAAACTCCGTCCGGAAACCAGCCTGATTTTCGATGTGCACTTGATGGTCCAAAATCCGGAACCGAATATTCCCCTTTTTGCCGATTTGGGTGCAGACATGATTACCTTTCATGTCGAAACCGGCTCCCGCCTCCACCATTTGGTCAACCAGGTCCAAAAATGGGGCAAAAAAGTAGGTGTAGCGTTGAACCCTGCTACACCCGTACAATCTCTTGAATACCTATTACCCTATCTGGATCTGGTCCTCCTGATGACGGTTGATCCTGGGTTCGTTGGCCAAAAGTTTATTCCGGAGGTCATCGATAAGGTTGCCTTACTCGCCAGGATGAGAGATGGTCTGAGTAAAACCCTAGACATATTCGTTGATGGCGGGATCGGCGATAGAACCGTACCGGCGTTGAGGAAAGCCGGAGCGAATGGTTTTGTGGGTGGAACATCCAGTATTTTTGCCGGCAAAGAACCAATTTCCCGGGCTGTCGCGTCTTTCAGGGAACTCTGTGAAACCGGGAGTTGATTTTTTCTCTCTCCCATTCACAGTTCATAGAAAGGAATCACAATATGACACGAGAAACAATCTACCGCGAACTTTTCAATGATTTTATCAATCACCCGAAAATCGACTCCCATGAGCATCTGCTGCCTCAGGCAAGCTACCAGGGGAAGGACGATATTCTCTTTTCAATTCTGGAGAAGAGCTATCTTCCCTGGATCTGTTTTGGAGCGCGGGATTTGTACACAACAACTTGCCAAAAAATCGATCTTCGGCAGAGAATTTCTACCGTACCGGCCAGTTCCTTTTATCGTTATCTCTTGAAGGCCTTCGATTTCATGTACGGTTTTCGGGGAGACTTACTCGATGACGCTGAATGGGAAACCCTTCGTTTGGCCATTGAGAAGGAATATGCCCGGGAACAGACGATTGACAAATGGCTACGAAACAGGTTATCGATCCGGCGCATTGTCTGGGATCCTTACTGGGCAGTTGGAGAGTATGAAGCAGACCAGGCGCTCTTTGTCCCGGTTTTACGTATTGATCCTTATTTTTTTGGTTTTTCTGCCTCCGCCCGCGATCACGACGGGAATACACCTTATCGCCCTGGAGAAGAGAAGGAACGGGATATCTGCACTTTCGATGATTATTTGGCATTGATCGACCGACGTTTCGCTGAGGGCCTGCAAGCTGGGATTACCTCCCTCAAGTGTGCCATCGCCTATGATCGGGGACTTGATTTTCCTCCGGTGACAAGAGAAAGAGCCCGGAGGGCATTCGAGCGGGAGGATGGGAAGGAAGAGGCCGGAGAGATTAACGACTTTCAAAACTTTATTTTTCATTACTTTTTAGAAAAGGCGGTTGAAAGAAACCTCCCGATTCAGATTCATACTGGTCCAGGAAAAGCCTTTCAAGGCGCCGCTTTCCGGCTTGGGATCGTGTTTGAAATCTACCGTTCGGTGAAAATCTCCTTGTTACATGGAGGATTTCCCTGGGTGGGCGAACCGGGGGCTATGGCCCATTTTTACCCGAATCTGTTCATCGATCTGGCCTGGCTTCCGCTGTTGTCTCCCACTTGCGCCGATCTAGCGCTCACTCAGTGGATCGAAGCGACCGGGGGTTCCCGGATCATGTTGGGAGGTGATTCCTGGAATGCGGAAGGCGCGGTGGGTTCCCTCCTTTACAATCTCGAATGCCTCAGCCGGGTTTTAACCGGCTTTGTTGAGCGGAGGTATCTCAGTCTTCCAACCGCCCGGGACATCGGACACCTGATATTATGGGGCAATCCGGTTGAATTTTTCGGTGAAAGGTTGGGCCTGCCATGAAAGGGAGATTTGGATTGTTTATAAACTCACGAGCGATCGCTTCCACCTGCTCGATGATGTCGTGGCATCGTCTTCTCAAGTGTTGCTCTCGATATACGGCCATGCCTTCCTCGGTATTCAGTCGAACCCCGATCAATTCGAAACACTGGATACCGCCGATTTTCTGTTTGACCCGGTCGAGGAATTGTTCCACCAAATGGCAGAGGCTATTCCGTATCTCTTTCTCTTCAGACCGGTTTCGTCCATATTTCAAACCAAGGGCCATGACCGCTCCAGTGACGGCACCACAGATATTCCCAGTATGCCCAAGCCCTCCGCCGAAACCGGTAGCGATTCTTGGAACGATGTCTGCCTGTATACCCAGATAATCACACATACCAGAGAGCACCGCCTCACAACAGTT is a window encoding:
- a CDS encoding galactitol-1-phosphate 5-dehydrogenase yields the protein MTAPLLMKALVLESPGSLVFREVTIPELGKGEVLVQVQACGICGSDVSRVFGGEAYRYPLIPGHEFSGEIVDTRDPAHRAWLGKRVTVYPLIPCRRCPQCEAARYELCDQYGYLGSRRDGGFAEYVAAPVLNCIELPETLDYDTGALSEPAAVTWHALKRSMMCPGDRVVVFGLGPIGLLFGYWARLAGCSRLIGVDIETGKFSLAASLGFDELLAPEDGRLSSRLSSLAEEGGVGLVAEASGVGAALKEALRVVAKRGNVLLLGNQGKEVLLLPDDFSRILRKEIRLHGTWNSSHSRLESDWREILDAQSNRKVFLSPIISHCIPLQEGVQVFSDMYNRSFSYSKVILTP
- a CDS encoding alcohol dehydrogenase catalytic domain-containing protein, with the protein product MKAAVLEALDRLNVKEVPDYQVGANEALLRVHSCAICGSDIRIMHHGNPRVNFPQIVGHEAAGDIVKVGDSVQRFKVGDRVAVGADVPCGCCFWCQNGMGTNCAINYAIGYQFPGGFAEYLLLNELILNQGPVHLIPDSLSYDEAALAEPLACAINGLEMAKLGVGDSLAIIGAGPIGCMMIEMGRHMGATNIIVIQRSQNRLDMARQFGADHYFLSEQPDIVENVRAVTRSEGPDIVMVTCASPAAQELAITIARHRARVNLFGGLPKDSRNISVPSNVIHYKECMVMGSHGSLPRHHWKAIQVISAGMVRPARVITHRFPLENVREAFEMAESHAGLKVIVNP
- a CDS encoding amidohydrolase family protein; translated protein: MTRETIYRELFNDFINHPKIDSHEHLLPQASYQGKDDILFSILEKSYLPWICFGARDLYTTTCQKIDLRQRISTVPASSFYRYLLKAFDFMYGFRGDLLDDAEWETLRLAIEKEYAREQTIDKWLRNRLSIRRIVWDPYWAVGEYEADQALFVPVLRIDPYFFGFSASARDHDGNTPYRPGEEKERDICTFDDYLALIDRRFAEGLQAGITSLKCAIAYDRGLDFPPVTRERARRAFEREDGKEEAGEINDFQNFIFHYFLEKAVERNLPIQIHTGPGKAFQGAAFRLGIVFEIYRSVKISLLHGGFPWVGEPGAMAHFYPNLFIDLAWLPLLSPTCADLALTQWIEATGGSRIMLGGDSWNAEGAVGSLLYNLECLSRVLTGFVERRYLSLPTARDIGHLILWGNPVEFFGERLGLP
- the rpe gene encoding ribulose-phosphate 3-epimerase, whose product is MQRPPVKISASLDCANYLHLLDDVRELEQGGADMLHIDIMDGNFVPNYAIGTNLMKKLRPETSLIFDVHLMVQNPEPNIPLFADLGADMITFHVETGSRLHHLVNQVQKWGKKVGVALNPATPVQSLEYLLPYLDLVLLMTVDPGFVGQKFIPEVIDKVALLARMRDGLSKTLDIFVDGGIGDRTVPALRKAGANGFVGGTSSIFAGKEPISRAVASFRELCETGS
- a CDS encoding C-GCAxxG-C-C family protein; translated protein: MPDAAYYHDQGFNCCEAVLSGMCDYLGIQADIVPRIATGFGGGLGHTGNICGAVTGAVMALGLKYGRNRSEEKEIRNSLCHLVEQFLDRVKQKIGGIQCFELIGVRLNTEEGMAVYREQHLRRRCHDIIEQVEAIAREFINNPNLPFMAGPTFHRKIQPDCPIISGVRCPGRLED